A single genomic interval of Sulfurovum sp. TSL6 harbors:
- a CDS encoding M23 family metallopeptidase has translation MKNRLIITISDVHASKQYSVHEIIKKVIAGAILLLISIAFATYLYIHFLNNRVSQLNKQKLAFQNEIVKLEETSETYKHKNDILEKQNVRLTHQIQENSDKLVSVNEKLEEVEEMIGYGPDLNASFQDRVENAREKVVQAIKEEVEQEHISSIQEALILNSIPNGKPVSYARISSKYGYRTHPVTKKQSFHPALDLKAKKGTPVYAPASGVVILAKRKGAYGNLLLLDHSFGFKTAYGHLSKFAVKSGDFVSKGDLIAYVGSTGRSTGPHLHYEIRYLDKWLNPKSFIQWNLENINDISDKIVQVDWKSIQKQTQDIITLSTQQ, from the coding sequence ATGAAAAATAGGCTTATCATAACGATCAGTGATGTTCATGCATCAAAACAGTACAGTGTCCATGAAATCATCAAAAAGGTTATAGCTGGAGCGATTCTTCTTCTGATCAGCATTGCGTTTGCCACATATCTTTATATCCATTTTCTTAACAACCGAGTCTCTCAACTCAATAAGCAAAAACTCGCATTTCAAAATGAAATTGTAAAACTTGAAGAGACAAGTGAAACCTATAAACACAAAAATGATATTCTCGAAAAACAGAATGTGCGACTGACACATCAGATCCAGGAGAATAGCGACAAACTCGTCTCAGTCAATGAAAAACTGGAAGAGGTCGAAGAGATGATCGGGTATGGACCGGATCTGAATGCCAGTTTTCAAGACAGAGTGGAAAATGCACGTGAAAAGGTTGTTCAGGCAATCAAAGAAGAGGTTGAACAAGAACATATATCATCCATCCAGGAGGCTCTCATACTTAACAGTATCCCTAACGGAAAGCCTGTAAGCTATGCCCGTATCTCAAGTAAATACGGATACCGTACCCATCCTGTCACAAAAAAACAGTCTTTTCACCCTGCACTTGACTTGAAAGCAAAGAAAGGTACTCCCGTCTATGCACCTGCCAGCGGTGTGGTTATCTTAGCTAAACGTAAAGGTGCCTATGGGAACCTCTTGCTCCTTGACCACTCTTTCGGGTTCAAAACTGCATATGGACATCTTAGTAAATTTGCCGTCAAGAGCGGCGATTTTGTCAGTAAAGGAGATCTTATTGCCTATGTAGGGAGTACGGGTCGAAGTACCGGCCCCCATCTACACTATGAAATCCGATATTTGGATAAATGGCTCAATCCAAAGAGCTTTATACAATGGAATTTAGAGAATATTAACGACATAAGCGATAAAATAGTTCAAGTTGACTGGAAAAGCATCCAGAAGCAGACCCAAGATATCATAACACTTTCTACACAACAATAA
- a CDS encoding polymer-forming cytoskeletal protein — MALLKSKKNPKTHDKITSATIITSCMEVTGNLHGSDTVHIDGKVVGDIIVSNTLVIGTSGIVQGEVKAKNAIINGKLEGSIICETLEVMETGEISKQIQADTMILDGTVTGHVIGLKSIEIQSNAKLTVEKLESKKITVSGSVKGNVVASELLEINRTGSVEGEVSVKTIKTAEGSKMVGTMSTYEEKTEEAQEKIQEGKAQIA, encoded by the coding sequence ATGGCATTGCTCAAAAGCAAAAAGAATCCAAAAACACATGACAAGATCACTTCAGCAACCATTATCACTTCCTGTATGGAAGTCACAGGAAATTTACATGGCAGTGATACGGTACATATAGATGGTAAAGTGGTGGGAGACATCATTGTGAGTAACACACTTGTGATCGGAACATCTGGTATTGTACAGGGAGAAGTGAAAGCAAAAAATGCGATCATTAACGGTAAACTTGAAGGCAGTATCATCTGTGAAACACTTGAAGTCATGGAAACAGGTGAAATTTCCAAACAAATTCAAGCAGATACCATGATACTTGATGGCACCGTTACGGGTCATGTCATTGGACTCAAATCGATTGAAATCCAGTCAAATGCTAAACTCACAGTTGAAAAACTTGAAAGCAAAAAAATTACTGTTAGCGGATCAGTGAAAGGGAATGTTGTCGCATCAGAACTGCTAGAGATAAACCGTACGGGTTCAGTAGAGGGCGAAGTCTCAGTCAAAACGATCAAAACAGCTGAAGGTAGCAAAATGGTCGGTACTATGTCTACTTATGAAGAAAAAACAGAGGAAGCTCAAGAAAAGATACAAGAAGGAAAGGCACAGATAGCCTAG
- a CDS encoding tetratricopeptide repeat protein, whose amino-acid sequence MTTFQLLLLIVAGGVFYLFFKQLFSGNHPKRGVDFEAKVADDQIGGINRPDKTFSTPEVQPTRMEQLLKMTDEAVAQDDFEEAKKALGSALIIDENHTEVLQKMGYVCMQTGEYEEAKESFEKLLLLDESDDMAHVSLANVLHKLGDEEGAEKHHERAIALDPEYAPHHFNYANTLYDLGRKKEALLGYTKAYELDNTLEEAEKMMKELGSDNE is encoded by the coding sequence ATGACAACATTTCAACTATTACTTCTTATTGTCGCTGGAGGAGTATTTTATCTTTTTTTTAAACAACTTTTTTCAGGAAATCATCCCAAAAGAGGGGTGGATTTTGAAGCGAAAGTAGCAGATGATCAAATAGGTGGTATCAACCGTCCCGATAAAACATTTTCTACACCTGAAGTACAGCCTACACGTATGGAACAACTGTTAAAAATGACAGATGAAGCAGTGGCACAAGATGATTTCGAAGAGGCAAAAAAAGCATTGGGTTCGGCACTGATCATTGATGAAAATCATACTGAAGTCCTTCAGAAAATGGGTTATGTCTGTATGCAGACAGGTGAATATGAAGAAGCAAAAGAGAGTTTTGAAAAACTTTTATTGCTCGATGAGTCAGATGACATGGCACATGTGTCACTTGCCAATGTGCTACATAAACTTGGGGATGAAGAGGGTGCAGAAAAACACCATGAACGTGCTATTGCATTGGACCCTGAGTATGCACCTCACCACTTTAACTATGCAAACACTTTATATGACCTGGGACGAAAAAAAGAAGCACTTCTTGGCTATACCAAAGCATATGAGTTAGATAATACATTGGAAGAAGCGGAAAAAATGATGAAAGAACTAGGGAGTGATAATGAGTAG
- the msrB gene encoding peptide-methionine (R)-S-oxide reductase MsrB, translating into MAYRIELDKDKLQKELTPLEYNVCLNHGTEAPFQNEFWDSKKEGIYTCKCCGTPLFSSEAKFDSGTGWPSYFQPINEDDIEEIEDASHGMVRVEVRCGACGCHLGHVFPDGPAPTYKRYCINSASLNFKEKE; encoded by the coding sequence ATGGCTTATAGAATAGAATTAGATAAAGATAAATTACAAAAAGAGTTAACACCGTTAGAATATAATGTATGCTTAAACCACGGTACAGAAGCACCCTTCCAAAACGAATTTTGGGACTCAAAAAAAGAAGGTATTTACACCTGTAAATGCTGTGGGACACCACTCTTTTCTTCAGAAGCAAAATTTGATTCAGGTACAGGCTGGCCAAGTTACTTTCAACCCATTAACGAAGACGATATAGAAGAGATTGAAGATGCCAGTCACGGTATGGTTCGTGTAGAAGTACGCTGTGGTGCATGCGGTTGTCATTTGGGACATGTATTCCCTGATGGTCCGGCACCTACCTATAAGCGGTACTGTATCAATTCTGCATCGTTGAATTTTAAAGAAAAAGAATAA
- a CDS encoding phosphomannomutase, with the protein MIITIEDKQFDTAKITQLYPAAVVKTGHEDETTQVSLEWLDIEAKGKVEVVGFGIFVNLGEEEKHSFIFDTKEEMDEAAGRIAAQLQTS; encoded by the coding sequence ATGATAATCACAATAGAAGATAAACAATTCGACACAGCCAAGATCACGCAACTTTACCCTGCAGCAGTCGTAAAGACAGGACATGAAGATGAAACAACACAAGTGAGTCTTGAATGGTTGGATATTGAGGCAAAAGGTAAGGTCGAAGTCGTAGGATTTGGTATTTTTGTCAATCTCGGAGAAGAGGAAAAACATTCTTTTATTTTTGATACAAAAGAAGAGATGGATGAAGCTGCCGGGCGTATCGCCGCACAGCTACAGACATCATAG
- a CDS encoding GatB/YqeY domain-containing protein, with translation MSLNAQIKNDIKDAMRAKEIVKRDTLRNIQASIKQIEVDERREVTDADVETVLMKYLKQREDAKAQFAEAGRNDLVEKEDAEIAIVKAYLPEPMDDAELESVLKEVIASVGAESMKDMGKVMGGAKAAIGSRADGGRINQVVKKLLS, from the coding sequence ATGAGTTTAAATGCACAAATAAAAAATGATATCAAGGACGCAATGCGCGCAAAAGAGATAGTCAAAAGAGATACACTTAGAAATATACAGGCATCTATTAAACAGATAGAAGTAGATGAACGTAGAGAGGTGACAGATGCTGATGTTGAAACTGTTTTAATGAAGTATTTAAAACAAAGAGAAGATGCCAAAGCGCAATTTGCAGAGGCGGGACGTAATGACCTTGTAGAAAAAGAAGATGCAGAGATAGCCATAGTCAAAGCCTATCTTCCAGAACCGATGGACGATGCAGAGTTGGAGTCTGTACTTAAAGAAGTGATTGCTTCTGTAGGTGCCGAAAGTATGAAAGATATGGGTAAAGTCATGGGTGGCGCCAAAGCTGCCATAGGAAGCCGAGCAGACGGCGGACGTATCAACCAAGTAGTAAAAAAACTACTAAGCTAA
- the trpC gene encoding indole-3-glycerol phosphate synthase TrpC, whose product MAQILDEIIKKTKSDLEKRKVDYPLEWLGRSLSFNPFIPKDVQSALRSTEENPYRIIAEVKKASPSKGIIREDFDPVEIAQAYEKGGADSLSILTEPHFFKGDKEYLGMVRRYVNIPLLRKDFIVDKYQVLEALAFGADYILLIAMALSRKELKELHDYARHLGLDVLVEVHNKTDLVKAIFAGADIIGINHRNLETFEMDMSLSEKLIPLIPNGKIIVAESGINDHETVVELSKIGADAFLVGEHFMRQDDITAAIKALKYGN is encoded by the coding sequence ATGGCTCAGATATTAGATGAAATCATTAAAAAAACAAAATCAGATCTAGAAAAAAGAAAAGTAGATTACCCTCTGGAGTGGTTAGGACGTTCTCTATCATTTAACCCATTTATCCCTAAAGATGTACAGAGCGCTTTACGTTCAACTGAAGAAAATCCTTACCGAATCATTGCAGAAGTGAAGAAAGCGAGTCCCAGTAAAGGGATCATACGTGAAGACTTTGACCCTGTAGAAATAGCGCAAGCCTATGAAAAAGGTGGGGCAGATTCACTTTCTATACTGACTGAACCACACTTTTTTAAAGGGGACAAAGAGTATTTAGGGATGGTACGTCGTTATGTAAATATACCGCTCCTTAGAAAAGATTTTATTGTGGATAAATATCAGGTACTTGAAGCATTGGCATTTGGTGCAGATTATATTTTGCTTATCGCTATGGCACTAAGTCGTAAAGAGCTAAAAGAGTTGCATGATTATGCACGGCATTTAGGTCTGGATGTACTGGTAGAAGTACATAACAAAACAGATCTGGTAAAAGCTATTTTCGCTGGAGCAGATATCATCGGCATTAATCACCGTAACCTTGAGACATTTGAGATGGACATGAGTTTGAGTGAAAAACTTATACCGCTTATTCCAAATGGTAAGATCATTGTGGCTGAATCAGGTATCAATGACCATGAGACAGTGGTAGAACTTTCCAAGATAGGTGCAGATGCATTTTTGGTAGGTGAACATTTTATGAGACAGGATGATATTACTGCAGCTATTAAAGCTTTGAAGTATGGAAATTGA
- a CDS encoding lipopolysaccharide assembly protein LapB: MVFIFSTVMSSAKEIMKISEDELIMRGLLYDEYKAYENSYQVYKRLYDDTGAEIYLFKEASSALMSRNHILESITRLKRWDKVNPDRIEVRRLLIPLYLTIRQVKNATIEAEHLLEQSTEPMDLDLASNSFLYAGKFKRALDLLSRVYETVPREEILLRMTDIMDEFTGERKKAIQLLETHRRMNIVSHDVYAKLLLLYQKEKDINGILETYKALYQQDNDPQYLTKIIDAYMYKRDLDGAIVFLEADQSRNDILYELYKAKKYFSKALALVDKLYEEDKNSKWIAEKAVLLFENSEDKNDKKMIQDVISHFEKAIALGNDDSIYLNYYGYTLIDKEVNVKKGISVIENALIQQPDNIYYLDSLAWGYYKQRKCDKAYKLMKRVVDEEGLEEEEIIEHWDTIRQCK, encoded by the coding sequence ATGGTATTTATCTTTAGCACTGTGATGAGCTCTGCCAAAGAGATCATGAAGATAAGTGAAGATGAACTCATCATGAGAGGACTTTTATATGATGAATATAAAGCTTATGAAAACAGTTATCAAGTCTATAAAAGACTATATGATGATACTGGAGCAGAGATCTATCTCTTTAAAGAAGCCAGTTCCGCATTGATGAGCAGAAATCACATATTAGAGAGTATCACACGTTTAAAAAGATGGGACAAGGTAAATCCGGACAGAATTGAAGTGAGACGTCTTCTCATTCCTCTTTATCTCACTATCAGACAAGTGAAAAATGCCACTATTGAAGCAGAACACTTGCTTGAACAGTCAACAGAACCTATGGATTTGGATCTGGCATCAAATTCATTTTTATATGCCGGAAAATTTAAAAGAGCATTAGACCTTCTAAGCAGGGTATATGAAACCGTACCTAGAGAAGAGATATTACTTCGTATGACTGATATTATGGATGAGTTTACCGGTGAACGTAAAAAGGCTATACAGTTACTTGAAACGCATCGTCGTATGAATATAGTGAGCCACGATGTCTATGCGAAATTGCTTTTGCTTTACCAAAAAGAAAAAGATATTAACGGTATTTTAGAGACCTATAAAGCATTGTATCAGCAAGACAATGACCCACAGTATTTGACAAAGATCATAGATGCCTATATGTACAAAAGAGATCTTGACGGTGCGATTGTTTTCTTAGAAGCAGATCAAAGTCGAAATGATATACTCTATGAACTCTATAAGGCAAAAAAATATTTTTCTAAAGCATTGGCTCTTGTCGATAAACTCTATGAGGAAGATAAAAATTCAAAATGGATAGCAGAGAAGGCTGTACTCCTTTTTGAAAACTCAGAAGATAAAAATGACAAAAAAATGATACAAGATGTGATCTCTCATTTTGAAAAAGCTATTGCATTAGGAAATGATGACAGTATTTACCTCAATTATTATGGCTATACACTGATAGATAAAGAGGTCAATGTTAAAAAAGGTATCAGTGTGATAGAGAATGCATTGATCCAGCAACCTGATAATATCTATTATTTAGACTCTTTGGCATGGGGATACTATAAACAGCGTAAGTGTGATAAAGCCTATAAATTGATGAAAAGAGTAGTCGATGAAGAGGGATTGGAAGAAGAAGAAATTATAGAACATTGGGATACTATCAGACAGTGTAAATAA
- a CDS encoding YkgJ family cysteine cluster protein, with protein sequence MEFMTHEQYNFKFDPNACEACGGHCCTGESGYIWAKYTEIEKMAEFVNLSIEDFATMYLRKVKHRYSLIEKKLAADNYACVFFDESMKRCSIYPVRPLQCRTFPFWEQFKNDEEEVRKECPGIV encoded by the coding sequence ATGGAATTCATGACACACGAACAGTACAATTTTAAATTTGACCCTAATGCATGTGAAGCCTGTGGCGGGCACTGTTGTACGGGAGAGAGCGGTTATATCTGGGCTAAATATACTGAAATAGAGAAAATGGCAGAGTTCGTTAACCTTAGCATAGAAGATTTTGCTACAATGTATTTAAGAAAAGTGAAGCATCGCTATTCTTTGATAGAGAAGAAACTTGCAGCAGATAACTATGCCTGTGTATTTTTTGATGAATCGATGAAACGTTGTTCCATTTACCCTGTACGGCCTTTACAATGTCGTACATTCCCATTTTGGGAACAGTTTAAAAATGATGAAGAAGAGGTACGTAAAGAGTGTCCTGGTATCGTATAG
- a CDS encoding tRNA1(Val) (adenine(37)-N6)-methyltransferase, with translation MFLYQPTSGYCYNSDSIFLYDFISSFKPKGKLLDVGCGVGIISLLLTRDFNIQTSIIDKQEKMLDYAKHNYALNNLEAQSHLGDFTEWTTDEKFDYIISNPPFYDSNVQQSENTHLNIARYAHHLPIEDFIAKVKKLLKPRGYFIFCYDAKQVDLLLYHLTSYGITVETMQFVHSKIDRESKLVMIAARMGSKSMTKILPPFVVFDEKSVYREQAMKAFERANTNSIKGDF, from the coding sequence TTGTTTCTTTATCAACCTACAAGTGGCTACTGTTATAACAGTGATTCAATCTTTTTGTATGACTTTATCTCTTCGTTTAAGCCCAAAGGTAAACTATTGGATGTAGGGTGCGGTGTAGGGATCATCTCACTTTTATTGACCCGGGATTTTAACATACAGACGAGCATTATAGACAAACAGGAAAAGATGCTTGACTATGCAAAACACAATTATGCACTCAATAACCTTGAAGCGCAAAGTCACCTGGGAGATTTTACCGAATGGACGACAGATGAGAAGTTTGACTATATCATCTCAAACCCGCCTTTTTATGACTCAAATGTTCAACAAAGTGAAAACACGCATTTGAACATTGCAAGATATGCACATCATTTACCTATAGAGGATTTTATAGCTAAAGTCAAAAAACTGTTGAAGCCCAGAGGGTATTTTATCTTCTGTTATGATGCGAAGCAGGTGGACCTGTTATTGTATCATTTAACTTCCTATGGTATAACTGTTGAAACAATGCAGTTTGTACACTCTAAAATAGATAGGGAGTCCAAACTGGTGATGATCGCAGCGCGTATGGGATCAAAATCCATGACCAAGATACTTCCTCCATTTGTCGTCTTTGATGAGAAGAGTGTCTATAGAGAACAAGCGATGAAAGCATTTGAACGTGCAAATACCAATAGTATAAAAGGTGATTTTTGA
- a CDS encoding arginyltransferase, with the protein MNEELDLLNPPSTDFSMLDYDCAYIPGNKVRMNYKYVSHASKKFATAVIARGWRRFGKYFFHPICNGCNECKSVRIDVNNYHYTKSQKKAIKRNADTQIIIQKPSLTDAHIHLYNKYHSFKHEKDQWQHRNISHREYHENFVDGAHDYGKEVLYIKDGKLIGVDLIDILDDGISSIYFYYDPDYAKLSLGTYSLLYQIQLAHILELPWIYLGYWVDGCKAFAYKPKFQPQELLDGFPHVSEEPDWEEWGLT; encoded by the coding sequence ATGAATGAAGAACTAGATCTACTCAACCCGCCATCAACAGATTTTTCAATGCTGGACTACGATTGTGCATACATCCCTGGAAATAAGGTACGTATGAACTATAAGTATGTTTCTCATGCAAGTAAAAAATTTGCAACTGCAGTCATAGCCAGAGGATGGAGACGTTTTGGAAAGTACTTCTTCCACCCTATCTGTAATGGCTGTAATGAGTGTAAAAGTGTACGTATTGATGTCAATAACTATCACTACACAAAATCACAAAAAAAAGCTATTAAACGGAATGCTGACACACAGATCATTATACAAAAGCCTAGTCTTACCGACGCACATATTCATCTTTACAATAAATACCACTCTTTTAAGCATGAAAAAGATCAGTGGCAGCACCGTAATATTTCACATCGGGAGTACCATGAGAATTTTGTAGATGGTGCACATGATTATGGGAAAGAAGTACTCTATATCAAAGATGGTAAACTCATCGGTGTAGACCTCATCGATATACTTGATGACGGTATCAGTTCTATATACTTTTACTATGACCCTGATTATGCCAAACTGTCACTAGGAACCTATTCACTGCTCTACCAGATACAATTGGCCCATATACTTGAACTGCCTTGGATCTACTTAGGCTACTGGGTAGACGGATGTAAAGCTTTTGCCTATAAACCAAAGTTCCAACCCCAGGAGTTATTAGATGGATTTCCTCATGTTTCAGAAGAACCTGATTGGGAAGAGTGGGGTTTAACGTAA
- a CDS encoding FAD-binding oxidoreductase has product MSKAYDCIIIGAGVAGASTAYALTQKGQDVLVLDKNGIASGGSGAAGAFVSPKIGKGSPLQTLTNTSFSFAKDFYLSTCPSLFHQTGVIRIPKDEADAKKFTEYEPFNENRYAKYKTEQLQAQGIAVEFDSFFFPEAGVCDAKEICEDLLSNIEVVKYEAKQITQKDGLWCIGEYSAESLVLATGYESDLADLRYMGIKGTWGTRGDFASQLSLDVSMHQSMSVGANVDGIIKLGATHEKEVKEPVPCQKGQALLLKEKASSLIDTSDLELKEVFCGMRAGSKDYFPLVGKVIDVPFMLETYPAVIRGAKPEMKYIDNLFVCNGLGGRGFVFAPLMAKILSECIVEEKEVDVRVDPDRLFLKWCRKSPELDALR; this is encoded by the coding sequence ATGTCTAAAGCCTATGATTGTATCATCATCGGTGCAGGTGTCGCAGGCGCTTCTACAGCGTATGCATTGACACAAAAAGGTCAAGATGTCTTAGTGTTAGACAAAAATGGCATTGCTTCTGGCGGCTCTGGGGCAGCAGGTGCCTTTGTTTCTCCCAAGATAGGTAAAGGGTCACCTCTTCAAACACTTACCAATACCTCTTTTTCTTTTGCCAAAGACTTTTATCTCTCTACTTGTCCTTCACTTTTTCATCAAACTGGCGTAATACGAATCCCCAAAGATGAAGCGGACGCTAAAAAGTTTACAGAGTATGAACCTTTTAATGAGAACAGGTATGCAAAATATAAAACTGAACAACTTCAAGCACAAGGTATAGCTGTTGAGTTTGACAGTTTTTTCTTTCCTGAAGCAGGGGTTTGTGATGCAAAAGAGATCTGTGAAGATTTACTATCAAATATTGAAGTCGTAAAGTATGAAGCAAAACAGATAACACAAAAAGATGGATTATGGTGTATAGGTGAGTACAGTGCAGAAAGCCTTGTATTAGCAACAGGATATGAGAGTGACCTAGCTGACTTGCGTTACATGGGCATCAAAGGTACATGGGGTACTAGAGGAGACTTTGCTTCCCAACTCTCATTAGATGTCAGTATGCACCAGTCTATGTCTGTGGGTGCCAACGTAGATGGGATTATCAAACTGGGTGCTACACATGAAAAAGAGGTGAAAGAACCTGTCCCTTGCCAAAAAGGACAAGCCTTACTTCTCAAAGAAAAAGCTTCTTCTCTCATCGATACTTCAGACCTGGAACTCAAAGAAGTATTTTGCGGTATGAGAGCAGGGTCTAAAGACTACTTTCCTTTGGTAGGGAAGGTAATAGATGTGCCTTTTATGTTAGAAACCTATCCTGCTGTGATACGTGGTGCCAAGCCTGAGATGAAGTATATAGATAACTTATTTGTGTGTAATGGTCTAGGGGGAAGAGGGTTTGTTTTTGCACCGCTTATGGCAAAGATTTTATCTGAATGTATCGTTGAAGAGAAAGAGGTAGATGTCAGAGTAGATCCTGACAGACTTTTTTTGAAATGGTGCCGTAAGAGTCCGGAGTTAGATGCTTTACGTTAA
- the glyS gene encoding glycine--tRNA ligase subunit beta codes for MTQALLIEIGVEELPAIPLLKIVSNIEKSWKNILEEYKLSCDFEFVYTPRRLVLKHADIAVKQADSTVELFGPPMQAAIKDGEPTQAAQGFARKCGVSFDALGRAEKNGKEVLYFKKEEKGSETVSLLQEMLEKWIASMSFGKMMRWGSRTDEYIRPIRWLQVRMGDASVPVELFGVASDTKTYVHRMVTYDAVEVPTIDAYEGILDECAVMLHPEEREAKILAEFDALESTHNIIIERDRALLAEVVAITENPKALVGSFDELFLELPPEVIITSMKEHQRYFPVFEHGKIANKFVVVSNAYTDDYSKVIAGNERVLKPRLADGLFFYKNDLKNGLSTDGLEKVQFIDGLGTLSDKIKRENNIAIRLLALYMDRVESSTGQSSAVLEKAMDKAINLAKADLMSEMVYEFTELQGLMGYYYAKALGEEELVYNAIKEQYMPVGEGAELPSSVFSSIVAMSIKLDTLFGLFSVGKIPTGSKDPFALRRAVNGIARIVTAYDLTFNIDDIIALLKGNYDEFDTNLLSEFMIERINKSLDANPSVIASVLASGERDINEIAKKVAALNEIVSSDAFKEQFTTFKRVANISKDVDLESSMKIDISLFKEDAEVTLYNAYEKVVNATYSDYKEELEALFGLKRELDAYFDDVLVNTEDEAVKINRLHTIGSVYKTFRNIADIKEISV; via the coding sequence ATGACACAAGCATTACTTATCGAAATCGGTGTAGAAGAACTTCCTGCTATACCACTACTGAAAATTGTATCTAACATAGAGAAATCTTGGAAAAATATACTTGAAGAGTATAAGCTTTCTTGTGACTTTGAATTTGTCTATACGCCTAGAAGACTTGTGCTAAAACATGCAGATATAGCTGTAAAACAGGCAGACAGTACTGTAGAACTCTTTGGTCCTCCTATGCAAGCAGCGATCAAAGATGGTGAGCCTACGCAAGCAGCCCAAGGATTCGCCCGTAAATGTGGTGTTAGCTTTGATGCACTTGGTCGTGCAGAAAAGAACGGTAAAGAGGTACTCTATTTCAAAAAAGAAGAAAAAGGATCTGAAACGGTTTCTCTTCTTCAAGAGATGCTTGAAAAATGGATAGCTTCTATGTCATTTGGAAAGATGATGCGTTGGGGCTCAAGAACAGATGAATATATCAGACCTATACGCTGGTTACAGGTAAGAATGGGTGATGCTTCTGTACCTGTAGAACTTTTTGGTGTGGCTTCAGACACAAAAACCTATGTCCATCGTATGGTGACCTATGATGCGGTTGAAGTGCCTACTATAGATGCCTATGAAGGTATCTTGGATGAGTGTGCCGTGATGTTACACCCTGAAGAGAGAGAAGCGAAGATCTTAGCTGAATTTGATGCTTTGGAGTCGACGCACAATATCATCATCGAAAGAGACAGAGCACTTCTGGCTGAAGTTGTAGCGATCACAGAGAACCCTAAAGCACTGGTAGGCTCTTTTGATGAACTTTTCTTGGAACTCCCGCCTGAAGTGATCATCACTTCGATGAAAGAACATCAGCGTTATTTCCCTGTATTTGAACATGGGAAAATCGCAAATAAATTTGTGGTCGTTTCCAATGCCTATACAGATGATTACAGTAAAGTGATCGCAGGAAATGAACGTGTACTTAAACCACGTTTGGCTGATGGACTCTTCTTCTACAAAAATGACCTTAAAAATGGACTGAGTACAGATGGTCTTGAAAAAGTGCAGTTCATCGATGGTCTGGGGACACTTTCAGACAAGATCAAAAGAGAAAACAATATCGCCATCAGACTGCTTGCCCTTTATATGGACAGAGTAGAATCAAGCACTGGACAAAGTTCTGCAGTACTTGAAAAAGCAATGGATAAAGCAATAAACCTTGCTAAAGCAGATCTTATGAGTGAGATGGTGTACGAGTTTACAGAACTACAGGGACTTATGGGATATTATTATGCCAAGGCACTGGGCGAAGAAGAGCTTGTTTATAATGCTATCAAAGAGCAATATATGCCAGTAGGTGAAGGTGCTGAACTTCCAAGTTCTGTATTCTCCTCTATTGTAGCGATGAGTATTAAACTCGATACACTCTTTGGACTCTTTAGTGTGGGGAAAATTCCTACAGGTTCTAAAGATCCTTTCGCGTTACGTCGTGCAGTCAACGGTATCGCACGTATTGTGACAGCGTATGATCTGACTTTCAATATTGATGATATTATCGCGTTGCTAAAAGGTAATTACGATGAGTTCGATACAAATCTCTTAAGTGAATTCATGATAGAACGTATCAATAAGTCACTTGATGCCAATCCATCTGTTATAGCTTCTGTACTTGCTTCAGGTGAAAGAGATATCAATGAGATAGCTAAAAAGGTAGCTGCACTGAATGAGATCGTAAGCAGTGATGCATTTAAAGAACAATTCACTACCTTCAAACGTGTAGCAAATATCTCTAAAGATGTAGATCTTGAGTCAAGTATGAAGATAGATATCTCATTGTTTAAAGAAGATGCTGAAGTCACACTCTATAATGCGTATGAAAAAGTGGTCAACGCTACATACAGTGACTATAAAGAAGAACTTGAAGCACTTTTTGGGCTCAAACGTGAACTTGATGCTTATTTTGATGATGTTCTGGTAAACACTGAAGATGAAGCAGTAAAAATAAATAGACTTCATACGATAGGGTCTGTCTATAAAACGTTTAGAAATATTGCGGATATTAAAGAGATATCGGTTTAG